A genomic segment from Flavobacterium sp. 9R encodes:
- the nth gene encoding endonuclease III produces MDLFDDRNWSILLEPLIFSYKGKTHPLHYKNSYQLIVMVILAAQDSDENVNRLTIPFFEKYPNWFSLMSINASDLYPLLDSITNFKNKANWIIDLAKQFDDKELPTTILGFTRYRGIGRKSAHVILKELGYNPNGIMVDLHVLRVAPRLGIVPDFKDADKMEQQLLSKLDSSTWLEIGMAISFHGRLICRPIPNCKSCQINTICDYFINEGKV; encoded by the coding sequence ATGGATTTATTTGACGATCGTAATTGGTCTATTTTGTTAGAACCATTAATATTCAGTTATAAAGGGAAAACACATCCTCTGCATTATAAGAATAGCTACCAACTTATTGTTATGGTTATTCTTGCTGCTCAAGATTCTGATGAAAACGTTAATCGATTAACTATTCCTTTTTTTGAAAAGTATCCTAATTGGTTCTCTTTAATGTCTATTAATGCTTCCGATTTGTATCCACTTTTGGATTCTATTACTAATTTTAAGAATAAAGCAAATTGGATTATTGATTTAGCAAAACAATTTGATGATAAAGAATTGCCAACAACAATATTGGGTTTTACTCGATATAGGGGGATTGGTAGGAAATCAGCTCATGTAATTCTAAAGGAATTAGGGTATAATCCTAATGGCATTATGGTTGATTTGCATGTCTTGAGGGTTGCTCCAAGATTGGGTATTGTACCTGATTTTAAAGATGCGGATAAAATGGAACAACAGTTACTTTCGAAATTAGATTCTTCGACTTGGTTAGAAATTGGTATGGCTATTTCTTTTCATGGGAGATTGATTTGTAGACCCATTCCGAATTGTAAGTCTTGTCAAATTAATACAATTTGTGATTATTTTATAAATGAGGGGAAAGTGTAA
- a CDS encoding AsmA-like C-terminal region-containing protein, which translates to MAIDKKNIFLKTVKYLGIAFGSILVVMFLTPIIFSDTIKEEVKKYANTKLEGELNYGDANLSFFKHFPSLTLTLNDVNLNGSIPFEKEKFVSAKEIAFGIDVSSLVFGKAIDIDQIIVTEGNINVKVDKNGQANYNVYKGSEETPKENEEESSTALQLEKIEIVNSKVVYDDQSTAIHLDLFDFNYTGKGDLTSDVFDLYSNINISKMNFIYENEPYLMNKKVEGDLITKVNVNSLSFVFEENNLNINKLLVDFKGKFDFLKDGYNIDFNIKSKDSELYDLINAFPPKFITWLEKTEIKGKTDLLLTLKGKYIASQKIAPDLHLDLKIKDGFVNYNKSKFPVSNLNLDFSAKLQSLDPNQLLLDVNGISLNIEKEYLKAKWHSKGVENIELNGELFSFIDLEKLNNALGIPNLTVKGLLTGKGTMNGTYNAKTNSFPIADITIDLKNGFIQTEYYPNPITNINCNATIKNKKGSIDDLKVRLQPASFTFEQEAFTVEANLENFKDLTYDVKAKGVLNISKIYKVFSQKGLDVDGYIKTDLALKGKQSDAEKGNYNKLNNKGTLEVRNIAIASSYLPKKLLIKEGIFKFNQDKMSFNTFLASYSESDFKLNGYLKNVFNFLSPRKGTLKGAFTLQSKYINADEFMNSVETNTAATNSTKETPNKTTTSTGVIIIPKNLDLQFKAIAQKVDFQELHLTKANGNLKMKNGKLYLQNTNFNLIGCQVGMNALYESLTSKKALFEYQIKATDFDIKRAYKEVKIFREMASAAEKAQGIVSLDYKLKGRLNASMEPVFPSLVGNGVLSIKDIKLYGMKMFNVVGSQTNHDKMKNPELSKVDIKSSIKNNIMTIERFKFKFAGFRPRIEGTTSLDGRLNLKMRLGLPPFGLFGIPITVTGNKDNPKIKVGRETQDLEETEDKETE; encoded by the coding sequence ATGGCGATAGATAAAAAAAACATCTTCTTAAAAACAGTAAAATATTTAGGAATAGCATTCGGTAGTATTTTGGTTGTAATGTTCCTTACACCCATTATTTTTTCTGATACAATAAAAGAAGAAGTAAAAAAATATGCCAATACCAAACTAGAAGGAGAACTTAATTACGGAGACGCTAATCTATCGTTTTTTAAACATTTCCCATCATTGACGTTGACTTTAAACGATGTCAATTTAAATGGTTCCATCCCTTTTGAAAAAGAAAAATTTGTATCTGCCAAAGAAATTGCTTTTGGTATCGATGTATCGAGTTTAGTTTTTGGTAAAGCCATAGATATTGACCAAATTATTGTAACCGAAGGAAACATCAATGTAAAGGTTGACAAAAATGGTCAAGCCAATTACAATGTGTACAAAGGAAGCGAGGAAACCCCTAAAGAAAATGAAGAAGAAAGCAGTACCGCTTTACAACTTGAAAAAATCGAAATCGTAAACAGTAAAGTAGTTTATGACGACCAATCAACGGCGATTCATCTTGACTTATTTGACTTTAATTACACCGGAAAAGGAGATTTAACATCAGATGTTTTTGATTTATATTCTAACATTAACATTTCCAAAATGAACTTCATCTACGAAAACGAACCGTATTTGATGAATAAAAAAGTAGAAGGTGATTTAATTACGAAGGTTAATGTAAACTCTTTGTCTTTTGTTTTTGAAGAAAACAATCTGAACATAAACAAATTATTAGTGGATTTCAAAGGCAAATTTGATTTCCTAAAAGACGGATATAATATTGATTTTAACATTAAATCGAAAGATAGCGAACTCTATGATTTGATAAATGCTTTTCCACCTAAATTCATCACTTGGCTAGAGAAAACAGAAATCAAAGGAAAAACCGACCTGCTTTTAACCCTAAAAGGAAAATACATTGCTTCTCAAAAAATAGCACCTGACTTACATTTAGATTTAAAAATAAAAGACGGTTTTGTCAATTACAATAAAAGTAAATTTCCTGTTTCTAATCTAAATTTAGATTTTAGCGCAAAATTACAATCTCTTGACCCAAATCAATTACTATTGGATGTAAATGGTATTTCTTTAAATATTGAAAAAGAATATTTAAAAGCAAAATGGCATTCCAAAGGTGTTGAAAATATTGAACTGAATGGAGAATTGTTCAGCTTTATTGATTTAGAAAAACTAAATAATGCATTAGGGATTCCAAATCTAACCGTAAAAGGGCTTTTGACTGGAAAAGGAACAATGAATGGAACGTATAATGCAAAAACCAACAGTTTTCCTATAGCTGATATTACTATTGATCTTAAAAATGGTTTTATTCAAACGGAATATTATCCAAATCCAATCACCAACATCAATTGCAATGCTACCATAAAAAATAAAAAAGGTTCTATCGATGATTTAAAAGTTAGGCTACAACCCGCAAGTTTTACTTTTGAACAAGAAGCCTTTACAGTTGAAGCGAACTTAGAAAATTTCAAAGATTTGACTTACGATGTAAAGGCAAAAGGTGTTTTAAACATCAGCAAAATATACAAAGTCTTTTCTCAAAAAGGATTAGATGTTGATGGCTACATCAAAACTGACTTGGCTCTTAAAGGAAAACAAAGTGATGCTGAAAAAGGCAACTATAACAAATTGAATAATAAAGGAACACTAGAAGTTAGAAATATAGCGATAGCATCATCATATCTTCCAAAAAAGCTTTTAATCAAAGAAGGCATTTTTAAATTCAATCAAGACAAAATGTCTTTCAACACTTTTTTGGCTAGTTACAGTGAATCTGATTTCAAATTGAATGGTTATCTAAAAAATGTTTTCAATTTTTTAAGTCCAAGAAAAGGAACACTAAAAGGTGCTTTTACCTTACAGTCAAAATATATTAATGCGGATGAGTTTATGAACTCAGTAGAAACCAATACTGCGGCTACAAATTCTACCAAAGAAACTCCTAATAAAACAACAACTAGTACAGGAGTTATAATTATCCCAAAAAATCTTGATCTACAATTCAAAGCCATTGCTCAAAAAGTAGATTTTCAAGAATTACATCTTACTAAAGCTAATGGTAATCTGAAAATGAAAAACGGTAAATTATACCTTCAAAACACTAATTTCAACCTGATTGGATGTCAAGTTGGAATGAACGCTTTATACGAAAGCTTAACAAGTAAAAAAGCTTTGTTTGAATACCAAATCAAGGCTACAGACTTTGATATAAAAAGAGCCTATAAAGAAGTTAAAATTTTCCGTGAGATGGCAAGCGCTGCTGAAAAAGCCCAAGGAATAGTTTCTTTAGATTACAAACTTAAAGGCCGTTTAAACGCAAGTATGGAACCCGTTTTCCCATCTTTAGTAGGAAATGGAGTTTTATCTATCAAAGACATTAAACTCTATGGAATGAAAATGTTCAATGTGGTTGGAAGCCAAACCAATCACGATAAAATGAAGAATCCTGAACTATCTAAAGTTGACATTAAAAGTTCGATTAAAAATAACATAATGACCATTGAACGTTTCAAATTCAAATTCGCAGGTTTTAGACCAAGAATAGAAGGAACTACAAGTTTGGATGGTCGACTAAATTTAAAAATGAGATTAGGATTACCTCCTTTTGGTCTTTTTGGAATACCAATAACCGTTACTGGTAATAAAGATAATCCAAAAATTAAAGTTGGAAGAGAAACACAAGATTTAGAAGAAACAGAAGATAAGGAAACTGAATAA
- a CDS encoding tRNA-(ms[2]io[6]A)-hydroxylase, with the protein MLGLKLATDPRWVNIVESNIEEILTDHAWCEQKAASNAIYIIINNSEKEELVTEMTRIALEEMEHFQMVHNIIKEKGLTLGRERKDNYVNDLVKFAKKDGSRNDALVERLLFAAMIEARSCERFRVLSQNIKDPELAKFYYDLMVSEAGHYTTFLKFARQYTEKTDVDKRWQEWIDFESSIIGNYGKSETVHG; encoded by the coding sequence ATGTTAGGATTAAAATTAGCTACTGACCCACGATGGGTTAATATCGTAGAATCAAATATTGAAGAGATTCTTACCGATCATGCTTGGTGCGAACAAAAAGCGGCTTCAAATGCCATATATATTATCATCAATAATTCAGAAAAAGAAGAATTAGTGACAGAAATGACCAGAATTGCTTTAGAAGAAATGGAACATTTTCAAATGGTTCACAACATTATTAAAGAAAAAGGGCTAACCTTAGGAAGAGAAAGAAAAGATAATTACGTGAATGATTTGGTCAAATTTGCTAAAAAAGACGGAAGCAGAAATGACGCCTTAGTAGAAAGATTATTGTTTGCAGCTATGATTGAAGCCAGAAGTTGTGAACGCTTTAGAGTACTTTCACAAAACATAAAAGACCCAGAACTTGCAAAATTCTATTACGATTTAATGGTAAGTGAGGCGGGGCATTATACAACATTTTTGAAGTTTGCCAGACAATATACAGAAAAAACAGATGTAGACAAACGTTGGCAAGAATGGATAGATTTTGAAAGTTCCATTATTGGAAATTATGGAAAATCAGAAACTGTACACGGATAA
- a CDS encoding glycosyltransferase family 4 protein — protein sequence MKKLLVIGYVWPEPNSSAAGSRMMQLIGLFQKQGYEVTFASAAQDSDFMVDLLEFGIHKVAIKLNDSSFDEFVKALQPNVVLFDRFMIEEQFGWRVIENCSNAIRILDTEDLHCLRIARQKAFKQNRPFSINDLLVEDVAKREIASILRCDLILMISEFEMDLLQTVFKIDFSLLFYLPILLDGFEASFEKKLPSFEEREGFVFIGNFLHEPNWNAVQYLKEAIWPKILQKLPNATLKIYGAYPSQKVLQLHHPKTNFFIMGRAEDAQKVVQQSKVVLAPLRFGAGIKGKLLEAMQTGTPSVTTTIGAESMQGDLPWNGYVIDAVEEFVDAAVQLYTDKSSWLTSQQNGFSILKKRYQKDLFESIFVERLQYLFSTIEEHRRNNFYGALLQHHTLASTKYMSKWIEAKNK from the coding sequence ATGAAAAAACTATTGGTAATTGGTTATGTTTGGCCAGAGCCCAATTCTTCGGCTGCGGGAAGTAGAATGATGCAACTCATTGGTTTGTTTCAAAAGCAAGGATATGAAGTTACTTTTGCTAGTGCTGCACAGGATAGTGATTTTATGGTTGATTTGCTGGAATTCGGTATTCATAAAGTTGCTATAAAGCTAAATGATTCTAGTTTTGATGAATTTGTCAAAGCACTGCAACCCAATGTGGTTTTGTTTGATCGATTTATGATTGAAGAACAGTTTGGGTGGAGAGTAATTGAGAATTGCTCTAATGCTATTCGAATTTTAGATACAGAAGATTTACATTGTTTGCGAATAGCGCGACAAAAGGCATTTAAGCAAAATCGACCATTTTCCATCAATGATTTGCTAGTTGAAGATGTTGCAAAGCGAGAGATTGCTAGTATTTTGAGATGTGATTTGATTTTAATGATATCCGAATTTGAGATGGATCTTCTGCAGACTGTTTTTAAAATCGATTTCTCGTTATTGTTTTATTTGCCAATTCTTTTGGACGGATTCGAAGCTTCTTTTGAGAAAAAATTACCTTCTTTTGAAGAGCGAGAAGGTTTTGTCTTTATTGGAAACTTTCTTCATGAGCCCAATTGGAATGCCGTTCAATATTTGAAAGAGGCGATTTGGCCTAAAATACTTCAAAAATTACCGAACGCAACTTTAAAAATTTACGGAGCATATCCTTCTCAAAAAGTGCTACAATTGCATCATCCTAAAACAAATTTTTTTATTATGGGACGTGCGGAAGACGCTCAGAAAGTTGTTCAACAATCAAAAGTAGTTTTGGCTCCTTTGCGTTTTGGTGCGGGTATAAAAGGTAAATTATTGGAAGCAATGCAAACGGGTACGCCTAGCGTAACCACTACTATTGGTGCAGAATCTATGCAGGGAGATTTGCCTTGGAATGGCTATGTTATTGATGCTGTTGAAGAGTTTGTAGATGCAGCAGTGCAATTGTATACAGATAAATCCAGCTGGCTTACATCACAACAAAATGGGTTTTCTATTTTGAAAAAAAGATATCAAAAGGATCTTTTTGAAAGTATTTTTGTAGAACGCTTACAGTATTTGTTCTCTACAATTGAGGAACATCGTCGGAATAATTTTTACGGTGCGCTTTTGCAACATCATACGCTTGCAAGTACAAAATACATGTCCAAGTGGATTGAAGCCAAGAATAAGTAA